DNA from Desulfomicrobium escambiense DSM 10707:
GCACAACCCGAAGCCGCCGACAACGACTCTGCGGCCAATGCAACCGGGTCCGCCGAAACCCGTACTCCGCAGACGGGCCTGCCGTTCATCAAGACCGTGCTCAAGGAGATGCGCTTCGGGTTCATGCCCGGCGACGAAAGCATGTTCCCCCTCCCCGGCTCTGGCTGGCTGCATGTCAAACTCTTCGAAACGCCGCTGGTGGAAGCCCCCTGGGGGGACAAGATCCTTTTCTGCCCCGTGCCCAAAAGCGCCGACTGGGTCGCAAACGCCAACAAGCTGGGCATGAAGGTCTGCACCGTCTCCCCCCGCTGGTCCCTGCCGGAGGTGTTGGAAAAGCTGGCCCAGACATTCCCCGGCAATTTCCGGCTGTGGTCCGCGGACCGCGACCTGGTCCTGACCAGGTCCGGAGTCGGTTTGACCCTGCAGTCCCCGCAGATGGCCATCGTCAACATGGGAGGCAGGAAGACCGTCAACATGGTCTGGGCCAGGCAGACGCCGGGCGAATCGCCCCTGCCCCAGGGGCTGCACGAGGTGCTGGACGAGGCCCAGGTCAACGTCATCGAACTGGACGCCTACAACGAACTCTCCCGGCTGCCCGCCAGGCCCCGGGAGTCCATCTACGTGCCCGCGGCCACGCACATGGACCTCATCCGGGCCATCAACCCGGCCAATCCCGAGGCCTATTTCGGCCAGGGCCTGCCCGCCGACCTGAGCGCCCTCCTGCAACTGCTGCGCAGCAAGGACGATTTGCACCAGGGCATGGCGAGCGCCTCCTGGGCCAGCGGCCCGGGCACCCGCATCGGCATCCAGGTACCGGCCTGGAACGTATCCGGAGGAGCCTCCCGCATCATCCTGCTGGACAGGCGCTTCGCCGACCCGTATCTCGTTTCCGTCCTTTCCCGCGAGGGCTACACGTGCTTCGTCCTGCCGGACTGAACCCCAAGGATTCACCCATGCCTCACGACTTCCGTGTCTACGGCCATCTGGTCGGGCTCGACCATGACCGCATGCAGGCCTGCACCGTACATCTGGCGACCTACGAATGCGAGGCCGCCGGCAACGTCCTCGACTTCCTGCACGAAGGCGGCTTCGTCGACGTGGACAGCGACCTCGAAGGCCTCCTGCCCCTGCTCGGGCCCGACGCCCGCGGCGTCGTCGACATCATCAACCACCAGGACTGGGAGATGTTCCGCGTGACCATCGCCGGCGGCGCCATGACGCGGACGCGCATCGCTCTGGACAACGCCCTGGACACGGCTTACGCATCGGAGCGCCGCTCGTAGCACACAAGGAGAAAACATGCACGAACTGTCCATCGCCGAGAGCCTCATCAAGATCATCCGCGAGGAAATGGCCAAGCACGGCCTGACGAAGCTCTTGAACGTCAAGATCGTCTACGGTCAGATCTCGGCCATCGTGCCCGAAGCCTTGGAGACGGCCTTCGAGGTCCTGACCGTGAACACCCCGTTCGAAGGCGCCAAGGTCGAGTGCGAGGTCAAGCCCATGACCGTCCGCTGCCGGCAGTGCGGCGAGGAGTTCAGCCCCTCCTACGAGGAGCGCCTGATCATGCCCTGCCCCAAATGCGCCACGGAGTTCGGGCACGAGATCATCTCGGGGCGGGAACTGTACATCGAGAACATCGAAGCCGAATAACCTGGAGGATTGCATGAAAGTCGACGTGGTACGCAACATCCTGGAGGCCAACGACGCCGTGGCCGCCGAACTGAACGCCGATCTCACGGCGCGGGGCATCCTGAGCCTCAACCTGATGAGTTCGCCGGGTTCCGGCAAGACCACCCTCCTGGAACGCACCCTGACGGACCTCAAGAACGAATTTTCCATGGCCGTCATCGAAGGCGACTGCCAGACCGAGAACGACGCCCGCCGCGTGGCCGCCACCGGCGCCCGCGCCGTGCAGATCAACACGGCCGGCGGCTGCCACCTCGACAGCTCCATGGTCCGCGACGCGGCCGCGTCCATGGGCATGGACGGCATCGACATCCTCGTGGTCGAGAACGTCGGCAACCTGGTCTGCCCGGCCGAGTTCAGCGTCGGCGAGGACTACAAGGTCACCATCCTGAGCGTGACCGAGGGCGATGACAAGCCCGAGAAGTACCCCTTCATCTTCGCCGAATCCAAGGTCATGATCCTGAACAAGGTTGACCTGCTGCCCTACGTCAACTTCAGCGTCGAACGCGCCAGCGCCTTCGCCCGCTCCGTGAACAAGGACATCGAGATCTTCACCCTCTCGGCCACCACCGGCCAGGGCATGGACGCCTGGTACGACTGGCTGCGCCGCGAGCGGGCCAAGAAGAAGAAATAGCCCCGCGCCCCGCGAAAAACGAAGCCCACCCTCCGCATCGGAAGGTGGGCTTTTTTGCGTCGACTGAAAAATTCAAAATCCGCAGATCGCCGTTTTGGGACGGCCTGCTACGCGTTTTTCAGCACCCCGTCGACCATCTCCTGAGCCTCGGTCTTGATGCGCTCCAGGTGCTCGCGGCCCAGGAAGCTCTCGACGTAGATCTTGTACATGTCCTCGGTGCCCGAGGGCCGCGCCGCGAACCAGCCGTTTTCCGTCACGACCTTGAGGCCGCCGATGGCCGCGCCGTTGCCCGGGGCGTGGGTGATCCTGGCCAGGATGGGCTCGCCCGCCAGCTCGGCCGAGGTCACCCGGTCGGGCGTGAGCGACGAGAGAACCTTCTTCTGGGCCATGTTCGCCGGGGCCTGCAGGCGCTCGTAGATGGGACTGCCGTGGCGGGCTTCCAGCTCCCGGTAGAGGTCGCCGGGGTCCCTGCCCGTCACGGCCGTGATCTCGGCCGCCAGCAGGTTCAGCAGAAGCCCGTCCTTGTCCGTGGTCCACACGCCGCCGTCGCGGCGCAGGAAGGACGCGCCCGCGCTCTCCTCGCCGCCGAAGCAGCAGGTCCCGGCCAGAAGGTCGTCCACGAACCACTTGAAGCCCACGGGCACCTCCCGGACTTGGCGCCCGTGGGAAGCCACGACGCGGTCGACCATGGAGCTGGTGACCAGGGTCTTGCCCACCTGCGCCGCCGCGGGCCAGCCCGGCCGGTGCGTCAGCAGGTAGTCGATGGCCACGGACAGGTAGTGGTTGGGGTTCATGAGGCCGTGCCCGGCCGTGACGATGCCGTGTCGGTCGGCGTCGGGGTCGTTGGCGAAGGCGATGGAGAAGGAGTCCTTCAGGGCGATGAGCTTGGCCATGGCCGCGGCCGAGGAGCAGTCCATGCGGATCTTGCCGTCCTTGTCCAGGCTCATGAACATGAAGGCCGGGTCCACGACGGTGCTGACCACGCGGATGTTCAGGCCGTAGCGCTCGGCGATGGG
Protein-coding regions in this window:
- a CDS encoding LysM peptidoglycan-binding domain-containing protein, which encodes MRRAVLLIIGLCFLTSITRPAFSEKPLRLFFEKNISVEAKPGQEHTVRQGEWLFKILQDKGYSGAQIQQLMPGIQALNPHIPNLSHLKPGQIIRLPEGVAPAPPAPARPASDIPSDTYEKRAYVVQAGDTLVDILQNQGVSASLIFGKYMDLFLELNPSIPDANTLRAGQEIILPVIKGGARPAVAPAEATRPQEPEQTGQAPQPAPVPAKPVTIVAVPVSPDTRVEAVTNQTGTPRQGPPGASSSAAAGPAVSQAAPAPEPEPSPLPESRPEKHAQPEAADNDSAANATGSAETRTPQTGLPFIKTVLKEMRFGFMPGDESMFPLPGSGWLHVKLFETPLVEAPWGDKILFCPVPKSADWVANANKLGMKVCTVSPRWSLPEVLEKLAQTFPGNFRLWSADRDLVLTRSGVGLTLQSPQMAIVNMGGRKTVNMVWARQTPGESPLPQGLHEVLDEAQVNVIELDAYNELSRLPARPRESIYVPAATHMDLIRAINPANPEAYFGQGLPADLSALLQLLRSKDDLHQGMASASWASGPGTRIGIQVPAWNVSGGASRIILLDRRFADPYLVSVLSREGYTCFVLPD
- the pgm gene encoding phosphoglucomutase (alpha-D-glucose-1,6-bisphosphate-dependent), with protein sequence MAAHPLAGTPVPESLRINVPRLVSDYYTLEPDPSAPDQAVAFGTSGHRGCAFKASFNETHILAITQAVCEYRAMRGIDGPLFVGMDSHALSEPAQRTALEVLAAAGVDCRFQRGLGYTPTPVISHAILTYNLGRTSGLADGLVITPSHNPPEDGGIKYNPPHGGPAGTDVTGWIEKRANALLADTSGVRRVPFRKAVTQGLCREHDFVGPYVEDLANAIDMEAIRNSGISIGVDPLGGAGQAYWEPIAERYGLNIRVVSTVVDPAFMFMSLDKDGKIRMDCSSAAAMAKLIALKDSFSIAFANDPDADRHGIVTAGHGLMNPNHYLSVAIDYLLTHRPGWPAAAQVGKTLVTSSMVDRVVASHGRQVREVPVGFKWFVDDLLAGTCCFGGEESAGASFLRRDGGVWTTDKDGLLLNLLAAEITAVTGRDPGDLYRELEARHGSPIYERLQAPANMAQKKVLSSLTPDRVTSAELAGEPILARITHAPGNGAAIGGLKVVTENGWFAARPSGTEDMYKIYVESFLGREHLERIKTEAQEMVDGVLKNA
- the hypB gene encoding hydrogenase nickel incorporation protein HypB gives rise to the protein MKVDVVRNILEANDAVAAELNADLTARGILSLNLMSSPGSGKTTLLERTLTDLKNEFSMAVIEGDCQTENDARRVAATGARAVQINTAGGCHLDSSMVRDAAASMGMDGIDILVVENVGNLVCPAEFSVGEDYKVTILSVTEGDDKPEKYPFIFAESKVMILNKVDLLPYVNFSVERASAFARSVNKDIEIFTLSATTGQGMDAWYDWLRRERAKKKK
- the hypA gene encoding hydrogenase maturation nickel metallochaperone HypA → MHELSIAESLIKIIREEMAKHGLTKLLNVKIVYGQISAIVPEALETAFEVLTVNTPFEGAKVECEVKPMTVRCRQCGEEFSPSYEERLIMPCPKCATEFGHEIISGRELYIENIEAE